In Ptychodera flava strain L36383 unplaced genomic scaffold, AS_Pfla_20210202 Scaffold_42__1_contigs__length_1331906_pilon, whole genome shotgun sequence, a single genomic region encodes these proteins:
- the LOC139128049 gene encoding uncharacterized protein PF3D7_1120000-like: MRYSNEKHGGGKLHGKMRGPFLLADFQGHDRKEKIAETVDDKKQLTEDVCNKQVKTREAVLDPVEKIAEFVNELKQLIEKVGDEQAATKEAVKKIIETVDEQATTKEAVKKITEVVNQQRQLIEKNCDIESDIKKQVEKIAEAVNQQKQLIEKNCSQISDMKTEVKKTEEKADCDRKVLNDVNNKLDKLTVDGMTDGVETMHRVSELHEEVESSSSTESRSVVFVVSSSFEATNR, encoded by the exons ATGAGGTACAGCAacgaaaaacatggcggcgGCAAACTGCATGGTAAAATGAGAGGTCCTTTCCTATTGGCTGATTTTCAGGGTCATGATAGGA AGGAAAAGATTGCAGAGACTGTTGATGATAAAAAGCAGTTGACCGAGGACGTTTGTAATAAACAAGTCAAAACAAGGGAAGCAG TGCTTGATCCAGTTGAGAAGATTGCAGAGTTTGTTAATGAACTAAAGCAGTTGATAGAGAAAGTTGGCGATGAACAAGCCGCAACAAAGGAAGCAG TTAAGAAGATTATAGAGACTGTCGATGAACAAGCCACAACTAAGGAAGCAG TTAAGAAGATTACAGAGGTTGTCAATCAACAAAGGCAGTTGATAGAGAAAAATTGCGACATAGAATCCGACATAAAGAAACAAG TGGAGAAGATTGCAGAGGCTGTTAATCAACAAAAGCAGTTGATAGAGAAAAATTGCAGTCAAATATCAGACATGAAGACAGAAG TGAAGAAGACTGAAGAGAAAGCTGATTGCGACCGGAAGGTGTTGAATGACGTAAACAATAAACTGGACAAATTGACAG TCGATGGGATGACTGATGGCGTAGAGACTATGCATAGAGTTTCAGAACTGCATGAAGAAGTAGAGTCTTCTTCATCGACTGAATCCAGATCGGTGGTGTTCGTTGTTTCATCTTCATTTGAAGCCACAAATCGCTGA